In the Hordeum vulgare subsp. vulgare chromosome 7H, MorexV3_pseudomolecules_assembly, whole genome shotgun sequence genome, one interval contains:
- the LOC123410500 gene encoding chaperone protein dnaJ 8, chloroplastic-like — MAVAGGGVVLSLRGPSASASPAAGRLRRASSSPSVRCGATRERWPAAAPYGALEEDHYRVLRLEPGASRGDVKKAFHRLALQYHPDVVRRQGGGDDGQESSIVEFERINAAYHTVMRNMREAEATLEYWRRRYGLADEDLDRYRHYLNDGDEDDWFADF; from the coding sequence ATGGCTGTCGCCGGAGGAGGGGTGGTGCTGAGCCTGCGCGGcccgtcggcgtcggcgtcgccggcggcggggcggctgCGTAGggcctcgtcgtcgccgtcggtgAGGTGCGGGGCGACGCGGGAAAGGTGGCCGGCGGCGGCCCCGTACGGGGCGCTGGAGGAGGACCACTACCGGGTTCTGAGGCTGGAGCCGGGCGCCTCCAGGGGCGACGTCAAGAAGGCCTTCCACCGCCTCGCGCTGCAGTACCACCCGGACGTCGTGCGGCGgcagggcggcggcgacgacggccaaGAAAGCAGCATCGTGGAGTTCGAGCGGATCAACGCGGCGTACCATACGGTGATGCGCAACATGCGGGAGGCGGAGGCGACGCTCGAGTACTGGCGCCGCCGCTACGGCCTCGCCGACGAGGACCTCGACCGCTACCGCCACTACCTCAACGACGGCGACGAGGACgactggttcgccgacttctga
- the LOC123409497 gene encoding zinc finger BED domain-containing protein RICESLEEPER 2-like, translated as MIVLHEYPLCIVDLTGFRRFVSALQPLFKMVTRNTIRNDIEAHYEEERKRAIEYMATTKSRVAITTDMWTSDHQKKGYMAITTHFIDDNWNLRSVIMRFIYVPAPHTTEAIANELYESLVTWNLDEKLSAVTVDNCTSNDKAVDHLLNKIGKEKLMLKGMMLHMRCRAHILNLIVKDGLDVLKAVIEKISESVVFWTSTPKRVEKFEEIAKFQKVKMGKKLALDCKTRWNSTFTMLHTALPYKAVFERAKKVEKLYDCYPSDYE; from the exons ATGATTGTTTTACATGAGTATCCATTATGTATTGTTGATCTTACTGGTTTTCGTAGATTTGTTAGTGCATTGCAGCCTCTCTTCAAAATGGTGACAAGGAACACTATTAG GAATGACATCGAGGCTCATtatgaagaagaaagaaaaagggcAATTGAGTACATGGCTACCACTAAATCTAGAGTGGCCATCACAACTGATATGTGGACATCCGATCATCAAAAGAAGGGCTACATGGCCATCACAACCCACTTTATTGATGATAATTGGAACCTTAGGAGTGTTATTATgag GTTCATTTATGTGCCAGCTCCACATACTACAGAGGCTATAGCAAATGAATTGTATGAGTCTTTGGTTACTTGGAATCTTGATGAGAAGCTTTCCGCCGTGACCGTGGATAACTGCACCTCAAATGACAAGGCGGTTGATCACTTGCTGAATAAGATAGGGAAAGAGAAGCTAATGCTGAAAGGTATGATGCTCCACATGCGATGTCGTGCACACATTCTGAATTTGATAGTGAAGGATGGTTTGGATGTGTTGAAAGCTGTTATAGAAAAAATTAGTGAGAGTGTAGTATTTTGGACATCCACCCCAAAAAGAGTAgagaaatttgaggaaattgctaagtTTCAGAAAGTTAAAATGGGAAAAAAGTTGGCGCTGGACTGCAAGACTAGATGGAACTCTACCTTCACCATGCTCCATACTGCTTTACCTTATAAGGCTGTGTTCGAGCGTGCAAAGAAGGTTGAGAAGCTATATGATTGCTATCCTAGTGATTATGAATAG